The Naumovozyma castellii chromosome 2, complete genome sequence GGTAATCAAGAATCAGACATTTCTAAATGACTTAGTCAGTGAACCAATTACCATCGATCAAGCAAACAGTTTGCAGCTTTTTGATGGTCCTGATATTACTCTAAGGGGAGATGCAACTGTTAATGGGAATCTGTGTATTGGGAGTTATACAAGTACAGATTTGGCAGTTCTGGTTAGTGCAAACACGTTGACAAATAACGGGAACTTCTATGTTATGAATTCTGAATCATCAGCCGTGGATTCTTATACTTGGAATAATGTCTATAATTATGGTAATATGATTTTAGGTTCTAATCCAAGTGGTACTTCAGCTTTGCAaccaaaaatgaaaaatactTTTGTCAATGAAGGTCACGTCTTAATGGTGGCGGGAGGATTAGTAGGTTTAAACAGTCCTAGCACAGGGATTGTTAATGATGGTACCATCGAACTTGAAGGACAGTATATATCACTCAGTGTGCCGATCTCTGGTACTGGTTGTCTTGTGTCGTCGAGTTTTGTTACTATagattattcaaagaatgtTGCTCAAACAGTGTTGTTAACAGGTGGTCAATCCGTTGGTTTGGTGGGACTGGATACGGGTAATATTCCAATCCTCAGAGTTCCATCTGGTGCTTCTAGTCCTTCTATTTTAATGCAGCATTCACCAACAAGCGCTATCACATATAATACAACTACTGGTATATTATCATACCCACCTTATCAACTGGATATTGGTTTAGGGTACCCCACTACTGGATGGGCACTTTCAGACACAAGATGTCTAAGTAGTAGTGGTAACAAGCTTCCATGCTTTACGTTCCCTGATCCAATAACCCCCCAAAGCTACCCATCCAATTGTGCCACTAATGTGTATCCAGATGAAGCACCATATTTTGGATTTGATTCGGTTTGCCCTGGTATCCTCCCAGATTTACCATCACCATATACAACTATGGTTCCAACTTCGGAAACTTTGCTTAGAGAATTGGTATCGTTTTATGTAACAACAAGTACAGATGGGTTGCCAGTTACTCTCAACACGAGTTCAACAATTCCATTTTCAAGCTCGATGCCAAGTTCCAGCTCTAGTGCCTTTTCCAGCTCTAGTGCCTTTTCCAGCTCTAGTGCCTTTTCCAGCTCTAGTGCTTTTTCCAGCTCTAGTGCTTTTTCCAGCTCTAGTGCTTTTTCCAGCTCTAGTGCTTTTTCCAGCTCTAGTGCCTTTTCCAGCTCCAGTGCTCTATCGAGTTCTAGTGCTCCATCAAGCTCCAGTGCGCCATCGAGTTCTAGTTCTCTATTGAGTTTTAGTGCTCTATCAAGCTCTAGTGCTTTTTCCAGCTCTAGTACCTTTTCCAGCTCCAGTGCTCTATCGAGTTCTAGTGCTCCATCTAGTTCTAGTGCTTTAGCAAGCTCCAGTGCTCCATCGAGCTTCAGTGTTCCATCGAGTTCAAGTGTTTTATCAACCTCTAGTTCGGTATCACGAACTCTATTTAGCTCAAGTGCTCACACAAGTTCAAATGCTACACCACGCTCAAGTATTCTATCCAGTTTAAGTGTCGTTTCCATTGCTAGTTCAAGTTCTTACGAGCATATTACTTCGACTCTTGAACCAAGTACAAACCCTAGTTCAAGCAGATTCTCAACTTCTATCCCTCGTTCTACCTTGACCTCTAGTTCTGCTCCAGCTTCCAGCTCTGCATCAAGCTCTACTCTAGTTTCCAGTTCTGCTCAAACATCTAGCTCTGCTCCAGTCTCCATTTCTGTTCAAACTTCAAGCTCTGCTCCAGTTTCTAGTTCTGTTCAAACATCTAGCTCTGCTCCAGTTTCTAGTTCTGCTCCAGTTTCCAGTTCTGTTCAAACATCTAGCTCTGCTCCAGTTTCTAGTTCTGATCCAGTCTCCAGTTCTGTTCAAACATCTAGCTCTGCTCCAGTTTCTAGTTCTGATCCAGTCTCCAGTTCTGTTCAAACTTCAAGCTCTGCTCCAGGTTCTAGTTCTGCTTTAGTTTCCAGTTCTGTTCAAACATCTAGCTCTGCTCCAGTTTCAAGCTCTGTCACAAGCTCTGCTCTAGGTTCTAGTTCTGCTCCAATTTCCAGTTCTGTTCAAACATCTAGCTCTGCTCCAGTCTCCAGTTCTGTTCAAACTTCAAGCTCTGCTCCAGTCTCCAGTTCTGTTCAAACTTCAAG is a genomic window containing:
- the NCAS0B04250 gene encoding uncharacterized protein, translated to MKPFNSFLATSLSLLLFQHPTINAIEVSRDVVIKNQTFLNDLVSEPITIDQANSLQLFDGPDITLRGDATVNGNLCIGSYTSTDLAVLVSANTLTNNGNFYVMNSESSAVDSYTWNNVYNYGNMILGSNPSGTSALQPKMKNTFVNEGHVLMVAGGLVGLNSPSTGIVNDGTIELEGQYISLSVPISGTGCLVSSSFVTIDYSKNVAQTVLLTGGQSVGLVGLDTGNIPILRVPSGASSPSILMQHSPTSAITYNTTTGILSYPPYQLDIGLGYPTTGWALSDTRCLSSSGNKLPCFTFPDPITPQSYPSNCATNVYPDEAPYFGFDSVCPGILPDLPSPYTTMVPTSETLLRELVSFYVTTSTDGLPVTLNTSSTIPFSSSMPSSSSSAFSSSSAFSSSSAFSSSSAFSSSSAFSSSSAFSSSSAFSSSSAFSSSSALSSSSAPSSSSAPSSSSSLLSFSALSSSSAFSSSSTFSSSSALSSSSAPSSSSALASSSAPSSFSVPSSSSVLSTSSSVSRTLFSSSAHTSSNATPRSSILSSLSVVSIASSSSYEHITSTLEPSTNPSSSRFSTSIPRSTLTSSSAPASSSASSSTLVSSSAQTSSSAPVSISVQTSSSAPVSSSVQTSSSAPVSSSAPVSSSVQTSSSAPVSSSDPVSSSVQTSSSAPVSSSDPVSSSVQTSSSAPGSSSALVSSSVQTSSSAPVSSSVTSSALGSSSAPISSSVQTSSSAPVSSSVQTSSSAPVSSSVQTSSSAPVSSSAQTSSLVSSSAQSSSSVPASSTTPVSSSVSSSVSSSAQTSSLVSSSAPVSSSVQTSSSAPGSSSALVSSSAQTSSSAPVSSSAQTSSSAPVSSSAQTSSSAPVSSSAPVSSSVTSSAQTSSLVSSSAPVSSSVQTSSLVSSSAPVSSSVQTSSSAPVSSSVTSSAQTSSLGSSSAPVSSSAQTSSSAPVSSSAQTSSSAPVSSSAPVSSSVTSSAQTSSLVSSSALVSSSAQTSSLVSSSAQSSSSVPASSTTPVSSSVSSSVSSSAQTSSLISSFVQPSSSVSNLLSSSVQTFNAPSTSGSAQISSSLLGSTSSFNSDSGLVTSSSPLFGTSASVTTSYDINESVSTSPSIPLSTASSTTDLSIISTRGIRQMSSSKALSSDYNATSFSNPPTVSSGQSESTYYVPTSSSIIPGKSSSISSSTSYSSSITAKSNSLSKSATPSSSNSALMSSGISKSNTQITSVAGATVTTDIWKIVTVTEYAKTIHTSGFDYTFWTGLVNVTSLMYVKTIVGTVSI